In the Abyssisolibacter fermentans genome, ATACTTAATTAGTTGCAAAACACCAAACTATTGATAAATACTATGTTTGTGTTTTCATATGACTAAATTTCTCCCATAAAACAGTTGTAAAGAATACCAATATAGTTCCGTCAAAGATTATGAGATGGGTCCCCTAGCTCAAAACTTATGAGCTATACATTTATGTTATTTACATATATATTTAGATTTTAGTTTTGCAATTACCTAAAATTTATGTGCATAGTAACAACACCCTATAGCTCCATTAAATTGATTCTCTTCTAATACCAAAACTTCATCATAATCTTTCTTTAAATATTTTACTAATGCATTATTATTTGAAGCTCCTCCTGACATAACAAGTGTCGAGTGATTAAATTTCTTTAACATAGGCAAAATTCGTTTGTACATAGAATAATTAACACCTGCACATAATCTCTTTATGTCTATTCCCTCAGCAATCTTACCTATTAATTCTGACTCAGAAAATACTGCACAGGTAGAATTTAATTCAACAGGCTGTTCGTAGTACTTACCCATTTCTTCTAATGAAACTTCTAATACATTTGCCATATTTTCAAGATATCTGCCGCATGAAGCTGCACATTTATCATTCAAATCTAAATCTGTAATAATACCCTTCTCAACTTTAACTACTTTAACATCTTGTCCACCTAAATCCAGCAATACAAAATCTCTCAAATTTGTTTGGTACAATGCTCCATAAACATGTGCTTTAATTTCATTTATAGGTTTGAACTCCTTTAAGTTAGTATTATTTCTACCATAGCCAGTTGAAACTGCTTTAT is a window encoding:
- a CDS encoding acyl-CoA dehydratase activase gives rise to the protein MKLLGIDLGSREVKIAIMKDLKIIYKNKISTISFYKNYCIYNNGKIVVDLKKLNCLDIDKAVSTGYGRNNTNLKEFKPINEIKAHVYGALYQTNLRDFVLLDLGGQDVKVVKVEKGIITDLDLNDKCAASCGRYLENMANVLEVSLEEMGKYYEQPVELNSTCAVFSESELIGKIAEGIDIKRLCAGVNYSMYKRILPMLKKFNHSTLVMSGGASNNNALVKYLKKDYDEVLVLEENQFNGAIGCCYYAHKF